The Candidatus Dependentiae bacterium genome contains the following window.
TTACAAACGCTCTTTTAAGATATCCATAATATTCCTTCGTATAAAATCATATCTTTCATTTTTTGAGGAATTCGATGCAAATCTACAACATCAATTGTATAAACAATATTACTTTCAGCTAACATAGATTTCGCTTCATTAATTGCATACAAAGGAATTTTATCTCCGGTGTCGACAGCAACATCAATATCAGAAAAAGTACTATGCGTTCCTCGAACACGTGAACCAAATAGATATATTTTTGCCTGAGGAAATAAAAGTTTTAATAAACCAATTATTTTATCTTTGTCTTCGGTTGAAATACCATGATCAATCTGATTATTTTTCATTACTTTTTCTCACTATGCACACGCTTTAATTCAAATAACGCTTTGAGCATCTTCATGCCACCACCCATAATATCAAGTTTGCTTCCGGCCTTATCATACCAAACGGTTGGAATTTCACCAATCTTGAAACCATGTTTTTTGGCAAGATATAACAGCTCAACATCAAATGCCCATTGCCCTTCTTGCATATCATTGATAACAGCTTCAATAACCGAACGCTTGAACAACTTTGCACCACATTGATAATCAACGTGCTTAATTCCAAAAAGCATGCGAACTAAATTATTATAGACAAGTTTGCGGCCCCATTCCTTTACCCATGGACGTGGCGCATCGATTTTTGATTCAGACATATAGCGACTTGCAATCAGACCATCATAACCACTCATTTTTTCATACAGTTCATAAAAATATTGTGGTTCAGTTGCCATATCAGCATCAACAAAACCGATAAAACTATTATCACGTGTTAATGCATCGACAAATCCTGCAATGATAGCAATACCTTTTCCGGCTTGCTTTAAATCCAATAGACGAATTTCATCACCTAAATCTTGTTGTATTTTTTGCACAACTTCAAAAGTATTGTCCACACATCCGTTGAGAACAACCAGCAGTTCGAAATCAACAATTTCTTGCTGTTTTAGTGTATTAAAAAATTGATAATAGGCAGATAATGTTTTCCCGATACGCTTTTCTTCATTATATGCAGGTATGATGATACTTATTTTATCCATGTTATAACTCTAATTGAATGTTTACTGTTTTTACTGAGCATAGCATGAATAACAAAACTATAAAAAAATTCAAAAGAAATTTAATTATTAATTACTTAAAAGCATATCTTTTAAACAGTCAACAACCTCATCCATAAGCTGAATCCAATTGTTCGGTTCTTTTTGCCTAAACAATCGCATACTCGGATACCAAGGAGAATCTGATCGATTTTGCAACCAACGCCAATCGGCCGAATAGGGCAGCAATGTCCAAACCGGCAGATACATGGCACCTGCAACATGCACAATAGAAGTATCAGCTGAAATAATCAAATCCATCTCTTTCATGACAGAAACAGTATCCATAAATGGACCATGATCTACATCTAAACCTTCAATCACCTTAAACGGACAATGCGCATCATATTTATTTAATAACTCTTGGCCATCGCCTTTTTGCAAGCTATACACACTCACGCCTGCAATACGAGTTAACGGTTCAAACACTTCGAGCGGAATACAACGTTGCACATACTTATTCTGCTGTAGATTCGACTTGTTTGAATACCAACAAATACCGACTTTAAAATTTGTATCGTTTTTTAATTGTTCATGCCAATGCCGATCTAATGTTGGATCGGAAAAAAGATACGGCATCGGATTTGGAATTGTCTCAACAGATGTTTTGAAAATACGAGGCAAACTGAACATCGGGACACAAACAGCTCCACTATATATAGGATCTTGCATGGTAATGACTTGATCGATATAAGGACATAATGAAAACAGTTTTTGCAATGAACTATGCGTTTGTACCACAATTTTTTTTGCACCGGCTTTTTTAACGTCATGTACATATCGTAAACATTGGATATTATCACCCATGCCCCATTCACTCAGAAGCACCACCTCTTTATCTTCAAAAGAGCGTGGCGTCAACTCAAATAACTTATATTTTTTGTGAATACGCTCAACAGAACCATATCGCCATTCAAAAAAATGAAGCCCTTTTTCATAGTGCCCCAATGTAAGTAATGCTTTTGCGCAACCAAACAAAGCATTTTCATGTTTTGGATCACATTCCAATGCTTTTTTATACCAATGCACTGCCTGATCACACAAACTCAATTGCAATAAAATATAGGCGATATTATAATTTGCATGCACATTTTTTGGATCATGCACAACTGCTTGCGCATAATATGGTAATGCGCGCTCAAAATCATCCTGCTTAATGTACGCAAAACCTTGACAGGTCAAATTGGCTATATCAATTGATGCACACACAAAAGAAAAACTGCATAACAATAAAAATATATATTTCATAAACTCATGCTTCTTTTTGTGCACACAAAAGAACATCATCAAACAACTCTTTCCAGCGGTGCATCATATCTTTTTTATGCTCTGAGGCAAAAGCTTTTATCTTTTTGCGCATGCTGAAATAATCAGTGTTTTCAATTTTATGCTGCAAGTCTTGCCATGAATCATAATACACAATTAACTCTTTATGATCTTTGCAATACCACTCATTGAATTCAAACGTACGGTTTTCCAGCATACTACTCATTACCGGATGAATCGGCGCACCTTCATCTTCAAGTTGTTTTAAAAAACTGATTGAAGGAACAAAATGTACTAATCCACGATGAAAATCTTCAAACAAACATAAATTTGACCATTGATACGGCCAATACATAATACCTTTAAAATCTGCTATATCATTGGTACCATTATAACGACCGGAATATGTTTTAATATTATTTTTTGTGCATTGCTCATTAATGTAATGCATTTGCTGTTCGTTTAAGCGTGGATATAAAAACACCGTACTTTCTTTATCAACGTGAGCAGGCACCGACCATTTTGGATCTCGATAGCGATTAGTACCCTCTACGACACCAATCGGCTTAATGGTACGCAATCCAATATCCACTCCTTTTTGCAATGCATGGTACCATTCGTATGGTGTATACGAAACTACAAACACATTGTTTTTTTTTGTTGCTGTACGAAAGAGTTCATAATATGTTTCATCAGGAAAATCTAACGGCTTATGTGAAGGTGAAAAGAAAAAATCAAATCGATTACACACCCAAATAATTAATGGCTTTTTCCAATTATCATTTTGTAAAAAAATACGACTTAATGGTGCTGTATCGGAAGTAATAATTGCATCAAACTGATCAAAGTAATCTTTATGTTTTTCCCAAACACGCTGTGCACGTTCAGCGGTTATGTTATACACATACAACCCCGCATTTTGTCCTTCAAAATGTTCCAGCGGTTTGTCAAAAATAAACCATGGTGTTACATCAATATCAAGATCTTTTGCAACACGATCAACCTCTAAAATACATCCTTTATGAAAACCAATATGCAAATATTTAAGTTTGCGTTCTTTTTTAGTTTCAACCGAACGCTTTGTTAATTGTTGTTGTCCTTGTTGCATATACCACGGAGTAATCGACATCAATCCAAAATGCATGCATAACAAACTAACTATTAATTGCTTTCTCATTCTTTTTCATCCTTTTGTTATTTTATTAATGCTCTAAACAATCCAAATCTAAATCCTGCAATAACCATAAACCCATTGCTTTACGCTGAACACGTGTTTCTTTTTCTGCAGTTTTTTCCTCAATCAATACAACCGGATGAGACAAATTAAATGGTGATTTTGTCAGATCATAAGGCATATGATGACCAGTGTGTTTTTCCTGATTCAATTCAGTATCCAAATGAGTCGACATTAATAGAAATTGTGAACCACTTGCTTTCATATTGCGCAATAAATTACATGCATCAGCATAATTTAAATGTGCCAATACATCACGACATATTATCATATCCGCTTGAGGTAGCGGATCTTTGGTACTGTCTAAGCATAAAAAGTGATGATTCTCATCTGTAAAATGTTCACGATTTTTTGCGATCATTTCTGGAACAATATCCACACCTAAATAATGACACTTTTTCAAATCAACTGTTTGCATCCAATAATAATCACCGCAACCAATATCCAAAATCGTATCTATTTTTAATGTATCACATAATGTAGCAAGTTCATTACGGACTATTTCAGTTGAAGACAAACTTGAACCTTGACCGGAACGAGATTTGTCACCTAACCAATAATTGGTATGATAAA
Protein-coding sequences here:
- a CDS encoding tetratricopeptide repeat-containing glycosyltransferase family protein; amino-acid sequence: MKYIFLLLCSFSFVCASIDIANLTCQGFAYIKQDDFERALPYYAQAVVHDPKNVHANYNIAYILLQLSLCDQAVHWYKKALECDPKHENALFGCAKALLTLGHYEKGLHFFEWRYGSVERIHKKYKLFELTPRSFEDKEVVLLSEWGMGDNIQCLRYVHDVKKAGAKKIVVQTHSSLQKLFSLCPYIDQVITMQDPIYSGAVCVPMFSLPRIFKTSVETIPNPMPYLFSDPTLDRHWHEQLKNDTNFKVGICWYSNKSNLQQNKYVQRCIPLEVFEPLTRIAGVSVYSLQKGDGQELLNKYDAHCPFKVIEGLDVDHGPFMDTVSVMKEMDLIISADTSIVHVAGAMYLPVWTLLPYSADWRWLQNRSDSPWYPSMRLFRQKEPNNWIQLMDEVVDCLKDMLLSN
- a CDS encoding class I SAM-dependent methyltransferase — protein: MQKKIFIILFISSQAFGLVTVGRNTAFEKQTNTYVAPIKSKTDQELCNVHMSHMVTPPDRYQMTQDFAHKNMTDVFAEIYHTNYWLGDKSRSGQGSSLSSTEIVRNELATLCDTLKIDTILDIGCGDYYWMQTVDLKKCHYLGVDIVPEMIAKNREHFTDENHHFLCLDSTKDPLPQADMIICRDVLAHLNYADACNLLRNMKASGSQFLLMSTHLDTELNQEKHTGHHMPYDLTKSPFNLSHPVVLIEEKTAEKETRVQRKAMGLWLLQDLDLDCLEH
- a CDS encoding glycosyltransferase — protein: MDKISIIIPAYNEEKRIGKTLSAYYQFFNTLKQQEIVDFELLVVLNGCVDNTFEVVQKIQQDLGDEIRLLDLKQAGKGIAIIAGFVDALTRDNSFIGFVDADMATEPQYFYELYEKMSGYDGLIASRYMSESKIDAPRPWVKEWGRKLVYNNLVRMLFGIKHVDYQCGAKLFKRSVIEAVINDMQEGQWAFDVELLYLAKKHGFKIGEIPTVWYDKAGSKLDIMGGGMKMLKALFELKRVHSEKK
- a CDS encoding nucleotidyltransferase domain-containing protein, whose product is MKNNQIDHGISTEDKDKIIGLLKLLFPQAKIYLFGSRVRGTHSTFSDIDVAVDTGDKIPLYAINEAKSMLAESNIVYTIDVVDLHRIPQKMKDMILYEGILWIS